One window of Acropora palmata chromosome 1, jaAcrPala1.3, whole genome shotgun sequence genomic DNA carries:
- the LOC141859323 gene encoding protein SLC31A2-like isoform X1, with the protein MEMFHLRTDASLLFQTWRIQSATALIGACLVAFLFAAFHEGLKLLRQWLMSKYLLNLIWSLRQSSHSEAGENHIQDNEGPLCTKGTTLKPKEIQLTEKRTWRQDIYLWQTLLYTLQVAVGYMLMLTVMTYNTWLGVAVLAGVGTGYLAFSIVFPDHLIFRTTHREGLLLEDLPHRNISPA; encoded by the exons ATG GAGATGTTCCATCTCAGAACGGATGCATCACTCCTATTTCAAACCTGGAGGATTCAGTCTGCAACCG CCCTTATTGGAGCCTGTTTGGTTGCTTTTCTATTCGCTGCTTTCCATGAAGGCCTAAAACTCCTAAGACAGTGGCTAATGTCCAAATATCTCCTTAACTTAATTTGGAGTCTCCGGCAATCGTCACATTCAGAGGCTGGCGAAAATCACATCCAAGACAACGAAGGACCACTTTGTACAAAAGGAACGACTCTGAAGCCTAAGGAGATTCAGTTAACTGAAAAGAG AACATGGAGACAGGATATCTACTTGTGGCAAACTCTTCTGTACACACTACAAGTAGCTGTGGGATACATGTTGATGCTAACAGTGATGACATATAACACGTGGCTTGGTGTTGCAGTGCTTGCTGGAGTGGGGACTGGTTACCTGGCATTTTCAATCGTCTTCCCAGATCACTTGATTTTTCGAACAACGCATCGTGAGGGTCTTCTTTTAGAGGATCTCCCTCACAGAAACATATCTCCAGCTTAA
- the LOC141859470 gene encoding potassium voltage-gated channel subfamily A member 7-like isoform X1: MLLSPASRRRSLSDTTGSHLIRGYASSTLDPRISCVAVPGKSIERITVNVSGKKYELTYNRLLKFPRSLLARSRQRAHFYDAQRNEFFFDRNRIAFESIYHFYQTAGEFLRPEQLPEELLMKEMEFFGLTYYLSQHERYSITIENAPLHKKTVIPTNPCQRRIWQVFEYPDSTFVAQALNTFMLLLILFSVILLCIETLPEFGDTNMLRSSRNATNDKPKQGRVNTFSNKRGKEKAEAHDRSTSILEKLFLAEAFCIFFFTLELIIRFMVSPTKLRFFRNVLNMVDLLAVVPFYVTLVVSTTPDAMQSAYVLRVTRLMRILRFAKIYRYCSAIQIFVQTMQECAGDFVMLSFLILTGTIVFASCGYFFEQEIQSNFVSIPAAGWWALVTMTTIGYGDMIPVTLGGKLCGALCVIAGVIIIAPILPIIGSKFTSIQEKARFKNREHAEYYLNQESTESSEQEENESAVDLPSLPSSNPSPRRARSITLQ, encoded by the exons ATGCTTTTGTCACCCGCGTCAAGGCGACGCTCGTTGTCCGATACAACTGGCTCTCATTTGATACGTGGCTATGCGTCATCAACTTTGGATCCTCGAATTAGCTGTGTCGCTGTACCAGGCAAAAGCATTGAAAGAATCACAGTAAACGTCAGTGGGAAAAAGTATGAGCTAACATACAACAGGCTACTGAAATTCCCACGAAGCTTATTGGCTCGCTCAAGGCAAAGAGCACACTTCTACGACGCACAAAGAAAcgaatttttctttgacagAAATCGCATAGCCTTTGAGAGCATTTATCACTTTTATCAAACTGCTGGAGAGTTTCTTCGCCCTGAACAACTCCCCGAAGAACTCTTGATGAAAGAAATGGAATTCTTTGGTCTCACATATTACCTTTCTCAACATGAAAGATATTCCATTACAATCGAGAATGCACCGCTTCATAAGAAAACAGTTATTCCTACCAACCCGTGTCAAAGAAGAATCTGGCAGGTCTTTGAATATCCCGACTCTACCTTTGTGGCGCAAGCTTTAAATACTTTTATGCTgttattaattcttttttcggtcattttactttgcattgaAACTCTACCAGAGTTTGGAGACACAAATATGTTGCGATCCTCGAGGAATGCCACAAATGACAAGCCTAAACAAGGAAGAGTAAatacattttcaaataaaagaggaaaagaaaaggcagAGGCGCATGATAGGTCAACAAGCATACTTGAAAAGCTTTTCTTAGCTGAggcattttgcattttcttttttacgcTGGAATTGATAATTCGCTTTATGGTGTCACCTACAAAACTGCGCTTTTTCAGGAACGTTCTAAACATGGTTGACCTTCTCGCTGTTGTACCTTTTTATGTCACCCTTGTGGTTTCCACGACTCCGGACGCAATGCAATCGGCCTACGTTTTACGAGTGACGCGATTAATGAGAATTTTGCGATTTGCGAAAATTTATCGTTACTGTTCAGCGATTCAGATATTTGTACAGACCATGCAAGAATGTGCCGGCGATTTTGTGATGCTGAGCTTCTTAATTTTGACAGGAACTATTGTTTTTGCCAGTTGCGGTTACTTTTTCGAGCAAGAAATTCAATCCAATTTTGTGAGCATTCCTGCGGCGGGCTGGTGGGCTTTGGTGACCATGACAACCATTGGATACGGTGATATGATACCCGTTACCTTAG GAGGCAAACTATGTGGAGCATTGTGTGTTATAGCAGGAGTGATCATCATAGCTCCAATATTGCCGATTATAGGATCAAAATTCACCAGTATCCAAGAGAAAGCCAGATTCAAAAACAGAGAGCATGCAGAGTATTATCTCAATCAAGAATCTACTGAGTCGTCGGAACAAGAGGAAAACGAGTCTGCCGTAGATTTGCCTTCATTACCCAGTTCCAATCCTAGTCCTCGGCGTGCAAGAAGCATTACTCTTCAATGA
- the LOC141859470 gene encoding shaker-related potassium channel tsha2-like isoform X2 — protein sequence MLLSPASRRRSLSDTTGSHLIRGYASSTLDPRISCVAVPGKSIERITVNVSGKKYELTYNRLLKFPRSLLARSRQRAHFYDAQRNEFFFDRNRIAFESIYHFYQTAGEFLRPEQLPEELLMKEMEFFGLTYYLSQHERYSITIENAPLHKKTVIPTNPCQRRIWQVFEYPDSTFVAQALNTFMLLLILFSVILLCIETLPEFGDTNMLRSSRNATNDKPKQGRVNTFSNKRGKEKAEAHDRSTSILEKLFLAEAFCIFFFTLELIIRFMVSPTKLRFFRNVLNMVDLLAVVPFYVTLVVSTTPDAMQSAYVLRVTRLMRILRFAKIYRYCSAIQIFVQTMQECAGDFVMLSFLILTGTIVFASCGYFFEQEIQSNFVSIPAAGWWALVTMTTIGYGDMIPVTLATLRCRHPGQVCLHSAIPTACDFDFYYCCL from the exons ATGCTTTTGTCACCCGCGTCAAGGCGACGCTCGTTGTCCGATACAACTGGCTCTCATTTGATACGTGGCTATGCGTCATCAACTTTGGATCCTCGAATTAGCTGTGTCGCTGTACCAGGCAAAAGCATTGAAAGAATCACAGTAAACGTCAGTGGGAAAAAGTATGAGCTAACATACAACAGGCTACTGAAATTCCCACGAAGCTTATTGGCTCGCTCAAGGCAAAGAGCACACTTCTACGACGCACAAAGAAAcgaatttttctttgacagAAATCGCATAGCCTTTGAGAGCATTTATCACTTTTATCAAACTGCTGGAGAGTTTCTTCGCCCTGAACAACTCCCCGAAGAACTCTTGATGAAAGAAATGGAATTCTTTGGTCTCACATATTACCTTTCTCAACATGAAAGATATTCCATTACAATCGAGAATGCACCGCTTCATAAGAAAACAGTTATTCCTACCAACCCGTGTCAAAGAAGAATCTGGCAGGTCTTTGAATATCCCGACTCTACCTTTGTGGCGCAAGCTTTAAATACTTTTATGCTgttattaattcttttttcggtcattttactttgcattgaAACTCTACCAGAGTTTGGAGACACAAATATGTTGCGATCCTCGAGGAATGCCACAAATGACAAGCCTAAACAAGGAAGAGTAAatacattttcaaataaaagaggaaaagaaaaggcagAGGCGCATGATAGGTCAACAAGCATACTTGAAAAGCTTTTCTTAGCTGAggcattttgcattttcttttttacgcTGGAATTGATAATTCGCTTTATGGTGTCACCTACAAAACTGCGCTTTTTCAGGAACGTTCTAAACATGGTTGACCTTCTCGCTGTTGTACCTTTTTATGTCACCCTTGTGGTTTCCACGACTCCGGACGCAATGCAATCGGCCTACGTTTTACGAGTGACGCGATTAATGAGAATTTTGCGATTTGCGAAAATTTATCGTTACTGTTCAGCGATTCAGATATTTGTACAGACCATGCAAGAATGTGCCGGCGATTTTGTGATGCTGAGCTTCTTAATTTTGACAGGAACTATTGTTTTTGCCAGTTGCGGTTACTTTTTCGAGCAAGAAATTCAATCCAATTTTGTGAGCATTCCTGCGGCGGGCTGGTGGGCTTTGGTGACCATGACAACCATTGGATACGGTGATATGATACCCGTTACCTTAG CGACGTTGCGTTGTCGTCATCCAGGTCAGGTCTGTCTACACTCCGCCATTCCGACGGCGTGCGATTTCGATTTCTATTACTGCTGTTTATAA
- the LOC141859470 gene encoding 52 kDa repressor of the inhibitor of the protein kinase-like isoform X3, with protein MKSFGHIFCFVCAMDMLEPMRPLVSALQSRLVEVYFSFKKVEEVMNSYTDIRSGIDKWFERLYTKVLRLSELVGSAEERPRVNRRGTTPAKTAKEYWKRAVAIPFLDIVSSELKSRFSHEKRAHYELCALVPEVISKKDENAVTSLLNVLKEKWEHILPLPAAFESELFRWSNHWNRQEAMPDESVTSIMASHAVGIFFPNIRELLKILALLPIGSTEAERSFSCLRRLHTWLRSTMTTDRLSDLSVIAMHGNTMVALETDRICRAFIELHPRRMTEPSLFGQ; from the coding sequence ATGAAAAGCTTTGGGcacattttctgttttgtgtGCGCGATGGACATGCTGGAACCAATGAGACCACTTGTTAGTGCACTCCAAAGTCGCCTCGTAGAAGTCTATTTTAGCTTCAAAAAAGTGGAGGAGGTCATGAATTCCTATACTGACATTCGGAGTGGCATAGATAAGTGGTTCGAGCGTTTGTACACGAAAGTTTTGCGTCTTTCAGAGTTGGTTGGATCGGCTGAAGAGCGACCACGTGTTAATCGTAGGGGTACCACTCCAGCAAAAACGGCTAAGGAGTATTGGAAGCGCGCTGTCGCAATACCGTTTTTAGACATAGTTTCATCGGAATTGAAGTCCCGTTTCAGCCACGAAAAGCGAGCTCATTATGAGCTGTGTGCCCTCGTGCCAGAGGTAATCAgcaaaaaagatgaaaacgcTGTAACTAGCCTTCTCAACGTTCTGAAAGAGAAATGGGAGCATATTCTTCCGCTACCTGCGGCGTTTGAAAGTGAGCTGTTTCGCTGGTCGAATCATTGGAACAGGCAAGAAGCTATGCCAGATGAATCCGTTACATCCATTATGGCTAGCCATGCAGTTGGTATTTTCTTCCCCAATATACGTGAGCTGCTAAAGATTCTGGCTCTCTTACCTATTGGAAGCACCGAGGCCGAAAGGTCATTCTCCTGTCTCCGCAGACTCCACACCTGGCTGAGATCGACAATGACCACGGACAGACTCTCTGATTTGTCCGTCATCGCCATGCATGGTAACACGATGGTTGCTCTGGAGACCGACAGAATTTGCCGAGCATTTATAGAACTCCATCCAAGAAGGATGACGGAACCATCACTTTTTGGGCAGTAA
- the LOC141859323 gene encoding protein SLC31A2-like isoform X2 — MFHLRTDASLLFQTWRIQSATALIGACLVAFLFAAFHEGLKLLRQWLMSKYLLNLIWSLRQSSHSEAGENHIQDNEGPLCTKGTTLKPKEIQLTEKRTWRQDIYLWQTLLYTLQVAVGYMLMLTVMTYNTWLGVAVLAGVGTGYLAFSIVFPDHLIFRTTHREGLLLEDLPHRNISPA; from the exons ATGTTCCATCTCAGAACGGATGCATCACTCCTATTTCAAACCTGGAGGATTCAGTCTGCAACCG CCCTTATTGGAGCCTGTTTGGTTGCTTTTCTATTCGCTGCTTTCCATGAAGGCCTAAAACTCCTAAGACAGTGGCTAATGTCCAAATATCTCCTTAACTTAATTTGGAGTCTCCGGCAATCGTCACATTCAGAGGCTGGCGAAAATCACATCCAAGACAACGAAGGACCACTTTGTACAAAAGGAACGACTCTGAAGCCTAAGGAGATTCAGTTAACTGAAAAGAG AACATGGAGACAGGATATCTACTTGTGGCAAACTCTTCTGTACACACTACAAGTAGCTGTGGGATACATGTTGATGCTAACAGTGATGACATATAACACGTGGCTTGGTGTTGCAGTGCTTGCTGGAGTGGGGACTGGTTACCTGGCATTTTCAATCGTCTTCCCAGATCACTTGATTTTTCGAACAACGCATCGTGAGGGTCTTCTTTTAGAGGATCTCCCTCACAGAAACATATCTCCAGCTTAA
- the LOC141859338 gene encoding high affinity copper uptake protein 1-like, with the protein MDHHGGHEMATTASNNTESSMMNHHGSGHMMMYFHFSEKAVILFKGWSVENAGGMVASCIGIFILAALYEGLKVSREILKRKYSYVVSVDMPGSKTFSNGQTVITESRGKPPRSRLCNWHHFLQTYLHMLQVTISYFLMLIFMTYNVWLCLAVVLGAGLGYFVFGWKINKVIDIYEHCH; encoded by the exons ATGGATCATCACGGAGGACATGAAATGGCGACAACAGCATCTAATAATACAGAAAGCTCCATGATGAACCACCATGGTAGTGGTCATATGATG atgtactttcattttagtgaaaaggcagttattttatttaaaggGTGGTCAGTGGAGAATGCAGGAG GTATGGTTGCTTCCTGTATTGGAATTTTCATCCTTGCAGCACTCTATGAAGGTCTTAAAGTTTCtcgtgaaattttgaagaggAAATACAGTTATGTGGTTAGTGTAGATATGCCAGGAAGTAAAACCTTCAGCAATGGGCAGACTGTTATTACAGAATCAAGAGGGAAACCACCAAG GTCCAGACTTTGCAACTGGCATCACTTTCTTCAAACCTATTTGCATATGCTACAGGTCACGATCAGTTACTTCTTGATGTTGATCTTTATGACATACAATGTGTGGTTGTGTCTTGCTGTTGTTCTAGGTGCTGGCCTaggatattttgtttttggatgGAAGATAAATAAGGTTATTGACATTTATGAACACTGCCACTGA